In the genome of Salinispirillum sp. LH 10-3-1, one region contains:
- the mmsB gene encoding 3-hydroxyisobutyrate dehydrogenase, producing METVAFIGLGNMGGPMATNLVRAGHSVTVYDRVEATMDTLAAAGARKAASAAEAIKGADCVISMLPASQHVKGLYCDPDGLFSTLPAGTLVVDCSTIDSAVAKEVAAAASENGILFMDAPVSGGTAGAAAGTLTFICGGTDAVFAQAKPILAHMGKNIFHAGDVGAGQMAKACNNMMLAIQMAGVSEALSLGIKNGLDPKVLSEIMKNSSGNNWALQVYNPVPGVMENAPASRNYEGGFMVDLMVKDLGLALQAAKHCHAETPMGQQANTLFSQHASKGNGQRDFSSIFLRYQQ from the coding sequence ATGGAAACAGTAGCATTTATTGGCCTAGGCAACATGGGGGGACCCATGGCAACGAACTTGGTGCGCGCGGGACACTCAGTGACCGTGTACGACCGCGTAGAAGCCACTATGGATACCTTGGCTGCGGCCGGAGCACGCAAAGCCGCCAGTGCAGCAGAAGCCATTAAGGGTGCCGACTGCGTCATTTCCATGTTGCCCGCCAGCCAGCATGTGAAAGGGCTATACTGTGACCCTGACGGACTTTTCAGCACCCTGCCAGCGGGCACCTTGGTAGTGGATTGCAGCACCATCGACAGTGCGGTGGCTAAGGAAGTTGCAGCGGCCGCGAGCGAAAATGGCATATTGTTTATGGATGCCCCAGTATCGGGCGGAACCGCAGGAGCGGCAGCGGGAACACTCACCTTTATTTGTGGCGGCACCGACGCGGTATTCGCGCAAGCCAAACCCATTTTGGCACACATGGGTAAGAATATTTTCCACGCCGGCGATGTCGGTGCCGGACAAATGGCGAAGGCTTGCAACAACATGATGCTGGCCATACAGATGGCTGGAGTGTCGGAAGCCCTGAGTCTGGGCATTAAGAACGGCCTAGACCCCAAGGTATTGTCTGAAATCATGAAAAACAGTTCGGGCAACAATTGGGCGTTGCAGGTCTATAATCCGGTGCCGGGCGTGATGGAAAACGCCCCTGCCAGCCGCAACTACGAAGGCGGTTTTATGGTCGACCTGATGGTCAAGGACTTGGGCCTAGCCCTGCAAGCGGCCAAGCATTGCCATGCAGAAACACCCATGGGCCAACAAGCGAACACCCTGTTCAGCCAACACGCGAGCAAGGGTAATGGGCAGAGAGATTTTTCCAGCATCTTTCTGCGCTATCAACAATAA
- a CDS encoding SDR family oxidoreductase, producing MQIKDAVIAITGGGQGLGRAMALLLARHGARLALIDLNEEQLDKTAAECQSLGADAHYFQADISQEAAVELTFTQIVSTMGRLDVLVNNAGIMRDGLLVKMKDGKLEKKMSLEQFNSVIQVNLTGTFLCGREAAAIMAEQGSGLIINIASVSRAGNMGQTNYSASKAGVSAMVVTWAKELGRYGVRVAGIAPGAIATDMTAQMKPEALKRMEQWAILGRLGEQDEIAHSVQYIIENDFYTGRILEIDGGTRV from the coding sequence ATGCAAATTAAAGACGCGGTAATCGCCATCACTGGCGGCGGGCAAGGACTGGGACGCGCCATGGCACTCCTACTGGCACGGCATGGCGCGCGCTTGGCATTGATTGACCTCAATGAAGAGCAACTGGATAAAACAGCCGCGGAATGCCAGTCGCTCGGGGCGGACGCGCATTATTTTCAGGCAGACATCAGCCAAGAGGCGGCCGTCGAACTGACCTTTACCCAGATCGTCAGCACCATGGGACGGCTGGACGTGTTGGTGAACAATGCGGGCATTATGCGCGATGGTCTGCTGGTGAAGATGAAAGACGGCAAGCTAGAGAAAAAAATGTCTCTTGAGCAATTCAACAGTGTCATTCAGGTCAATCTGACCGGTACTTTTCTGTGTGGACGTGAAGCCGCAGCCATTATGGCGGAACAAGGAAGCGGTTTGATCATCAACATCGCTTCCGTCTCGCGGGCGGGCAACATGGGTCAGACCAACTACTCCGCATCTAAAGCAGGAGTGTCGGCGATGGTGGTTACCTGGGCGAAAGAACTGGGACGGTATGGCGTGCGCGTTGCCGGAATTGCACCGGGTGCCATAGCCACCGATATGACCGCGCAAATGAAACCGGAAGCCTTAAAGCGCATGGAGCAATGGGCCATACTGGGGCGCTTAGGTGAGCAAGATGAGATCGCACACAGCGTGCAATACATCATTGAGAATGACTTTTACACAGGTCGAATTCTGGAAATTGACGGCGGCACTCGGGTGTAA
- a CDS encoding transporter substrate-binding domain-containing protein has product MVKRILFSIVVITCQGLALASDAPPKLVFYTEDYPPFSYTRDTRMTGINTELLRNVAREINLDVTFMEVPWARAQAWTQERDNACFFSAARTEARESIYQWAGPLSIERITLFSANESISPLASISEAEAYSIGGRSLDFYTQFVQQQGLEVDVVSESGLNLEKLSRGRIDLWIAGSIGGPYIAAQFGASIFPVVSSEESFPLWLACNLGVASDLVRKIDQSIESIRNSDFLENMMQNYR; this is encoded by the coding sequence ATGGTTAAGCGCATTCTGTTTTCGATTGTGGTCATTACATGCCAAGGGCTCGCCTTAGCGTCCGACGCTCCGCCAAAACTGGTGTTCTATACAGAGGATTACCCTCCCTTCAGCTATACACGTGATACCCGTATGACTGGCATTAATACCGAGCTTCTGCGTAACGTTGCCCGGGAAATTAATCTCGACGTCACCTTTATGGAGGTGCCCTGGGCTAGGGCGCAGGCGTGGACACAAGAGCGCGATAACGCCTGCTTTTTCTCAGCGGCTAGAACAGAGGCAAGAGAAAGTATTTATCAGTGGGCTGGCCCCCTAAGTATTGAACGGATTACTTTGTTCAGTGCGAATGAATCGATTTCACCGCTGGCAAGCATATCCGAAGCTGAAGCCTATAGCATTGGTGGAAGAAGCTTGGACTTTTATACGCAATTCGTACAGCAGCAAGGGTTAGAGGTTGATGTGGTGTCTGAAAGTGGTCTTAACCTTGAGAAGCTCAGCCGAGGCCGTATCGACCTCTGGATCGCCGGCTCCATAGGTGGGCCCTATATCGCCGCGCAATTCGGTGCATCGATATTTCCTGTCGTAAGCAGTGAGGAATCCTTCCCACTCTGGTTAGCCTGCAACCTGGGTGTAGCCTCTGACCTGGTCCGCAAGATTGATCAATCCATTGAATCTATAAGGAACTCTGATTTTTTGGAGAATATGATGCAGAACTATCGTTAA
- a CDS encoding enoyl-CoA hydratase: MINSKTDLLRYSQQGHIGTITFNNPPANTWTLESLNALEVLVTELNKDDSVYALILQSDSEKFFSAGADLKIFADGDPKTAQTMADAFGAAFEALSAFRGVSIAAINGWAMGGGLEVALACDLRIAEAGVQMALPEASVGLLPCAGGTQNLTRLVGEGWAKRMILCNQRVSAELALSIGLVEEVVAKGESQAAALAMAEQACKQSPKAVAACKQLIQHTRYGAHAEALVMEREKFVGLFDLHDQREGVHAFLEKRSPVWQNK, from the coding sequence ATGATCAACAGCAAAACAGACTTACTGCGCTATTCCCAGCAAGGCCATATTGGCACCATCACCTTCAACAACCCACCGGCCAATACCTGGACGCTGGAGAGCCTGAACGCACTGGAGGTTTTGGTAACTGAACTCAATAAAGATGATTCTGTGTACGCGCTTATTCTGCAGAGCGACAGCGAGAAGTTCTTTTCCGCTGGTGCTGACCTCAAGATATTTGCCGACGGTGACCCAAAGACGGCCCAAACCATGGCGGACGCTTTTGGGGCTGCCTTTGAAGCGCTCAGCGCCTTTCGTGGTGTTTCTATTGCAGCCATTAATGGTTGGGCCATGGGCGGCGGGCTGGAGGTGGCACTAGCCTGTGACCTGCGTATTGCCGAAGCGGGCGTACAGATGGCATTACCGGAGGCCAGCGTGGGCTTGTTACCCTGTGCCGGAGGTACGCAAAATCTGACTCGACTGGTCGGTGAAGGTTGGGCCAAGCGGATGATCTTATGCAATCAACGCGTGTCAGCCGAACTCGCACTGTCTATTGGATTGGTTGAAGAGGTGGTCGCAAAAGGCGAGTCGCAGGCGGCAGCTCTGGCTATGGCGGAACAGGCCTGCAAGCAAAGCCCGAAAGCGGTCGCGGCGTGCAAACAACTGATTCAACACACGCGCTATGGCGCGCACGCCGAGGCCTTGGTGATGGAACGGGAAAAGTTTGTTGGACTGTTCGACTTGCATGATCAACGCGAAGGCGTGCACGCTTTCTTAGAGAAGCGCTCGCCCGTGTGGCAAAACAAATAG
- a CDS encoding LysE family translocator encodes MTIESAITYFIAIFIFAITPGPGIFALLARGMTSGIASCFPLAFGMTVSDIIYLLLACFGLAAIAENWSELFTVIRIVGAVYLVYLGWKMWTTPVKVQSLTGATALPSSMASFFQGFLISASNPKVILFYIAFLPTFIDLTRLTRTDIGLVVGLTMLGLMLGLMLIAGGISTARRFFQSEKAMKAMNRSAGSLMIAAGLFLAGKG; translated from the coding sequence GTGACCATCGAAAGCGCGATTACTTATTTCATTGCGATCTTTATTTTCGCCATCACCCCGGGACCGGGCATCTTTGCCTTATTGGCTCGCGGTATGACTTCGGGTATCGCCTCTTGCTTCCCTCTGGCCTTTGGCATGACGGTCAGTGACATCATATACTTGCTGTTGGCGTGCTTCGGTTTGGCCGCCATTGCAGAGAACTGGAGCGAGCTGTTCACCGTTATTCGTATCGTTGGTGCGGTCTACTTGGTTTATCTCGGCTGGAAAATGTGGACAACACCGGTAAAGGTACAGTCTCTGACAGGTGCTACCGCTTTACCTAGCTCAATGGCCAGTTTCTTCCAAGGCTTCTTGATTTCGGCATCGAACCCCAAAGTCATTCTGTTCTACATTGCCTTCTTACCGACGTTCATCGATCTGACGCGATTAACGCGCACCGACATCGGCCTGGTAGTCGGCCTGACTATGCTGGGACTGATGTTAGGTCTTATGCTGATTGCTGGAGGCATTTCGACCGCTCGACGCTTCTTCCAGTCCGAAAAGGCGATGAAAGCGATGAACCGCAGTGCAGGCTCGTTGATGATTGCTGCCGGGTTGTTTTTAGCAGGCAAGGGCTAG
- the pgsA gene encoding CDP-diacylglycerol--glycerol-3-phosphate 3-phosphatidyltransferase, translating to MNIPNILTSARIVMIPVCVAIYYIPAWWAGLAASAIFILAAITDWLDGYLARKLDQSTPFGAFLDPVADKLIVAAALVVLVETHASFWLTIPAVIIIGREIVISALREWMAELGKRASVAVSMVGKVKTAMQMTAIAILLAALPGSWLADIGVYGLGLLLLQASAVLTLWSMFVYLRAAWPEIHWE from the coding sequence ATGAACATACCTAATATCCTGACGTCTGCGCGCATCGTGATGATTCCGGTGTGCGTAGCGATATACTATATTCCTGCGTGGTGGGCTGGCCTGGCTGCGTCTGCCATCTTTATTCTGGCGGCGATTACCGATTGGCTTGATGGCTACCTAGCGCGCAAGCTCGACCAGTCTACCCCGTTTGGTGCCTTTCTTGACCCAGTAGCCGACAAACTCATTGTTGCTGCGGCGCTGGTGGTGCTGGTGGAAACACACGCCTCGTTCTGGCTAACCATTCCCGCTGTCATCATCATTGGTCGCGAAATTGTTATTTCTGCTCTGCGCGAGTGGATGGCTGAACTGGGTAAACGCGCCAGTGTCGCGGTGTCGATGGTCGGCAAAGTAAAAACCGCCATGCAGATGACCGCCATTGCCATATTGTTGGCTGCCCTGCCTGGAAGCTGGCTGGCCGATATTGGTGTCTATGGTTTAGGTTTACTGCTATTGCAGGCATCAGCCGTACTGACGCTGTGGTCAATGTTTGTTTATTTACGTGCAGCCTGGCCGGAAATACATTGGGAATGA
- a CDS encoding propionyl-CoA synthetase — MTYNDQYELALHQPEAFWDAEAARLPWFKAPQKIISQDEHGIARWFADGEMNTCYMALDHHVQNGRADQVAIYYDSPVTDQKRAITYQQLLEDTALFAGVLRNQGVEKGDTVVIYMPMIPEALVAMLAVARLGAIHSVVFGGFAPHELAVRIDDVRPKVVVSASCGIEIAKVIPYKPLLDEALAQANYPAQRCIIFQRPEQTAALQEPRDIDWQQAMTKAEPVGCTPVSGTDPLYVLYTSGTTGKPKGVQRDNGGHAVALNFAMRAVYDMKPGEVFWAASDIGWVVGHSFILYAPLIAGCSTVLYEGKPVRTPDASAFWRVCAEYRVKALFAAPTAFRAIKKEDPNAEGLRHHDLSALTYIFVAGERLDPPTYDWISEKTGKPVIDHWWQTETGWPVCANLMGIEPKPTKAGSATFPVPGYQVAVLDEAGQPVPTGEQGAIALRLPLPPGCLATLWQDHERYQRGYLETYPGYYLTGDGGYCDADGYVFIMGRIDDVINVAGHRLSTGEMEEIIAAHPAVAECAVIGMPDDLKGQKPLGLVVLKDGADITEAELERVLVEHMRHNIGAVACFHHALQVARLPKTRSGKILRKLLRQIAAGEAYTVPSTIDDPACLPEIQQALVNRCLLEPADLP, encoded by the coding sequence ATGACCTATAACGATCAATACGAACTCGCTCTCCATCAGCCCGAAGCCTTTTGGGATGCGGAAGCAGCTCGCCTCCCCTGGTTTAAAGCGCCCCAAAAAATCATCTCTCAGGATGAGCATGGTATTGCCCGCTGGTTTGCGGACGGCGAAATGAACACCTGTTACATGGCCTTAGACCATCATGTTCAAAATGGCCGTGCCGATCAAGTTGCCATTTATTACGACTCCCCCGTGACCGACCAGAAGCGCGCCATCACCTATCAGCAGCTACTGGAAGACACCGCTTTATTTGCCGGCGTGTTACGCAACCAAGGTGTGGAAAAAGGCGATACCGTGGTGATTTATATGCCCATGATTCCAGAAGCCTTGGTGGCTATGTTGGCGGTGGCACGCCTGGGGGCCATTCATTCGGTGGTGTTTGGCGGTTTTGCACCGCATGAATTAGCCGTGCGCATTGATGATGTACGCCCTAAAGTTGTGGTATCCGCCTCCTGCGGCATCGAGATTGCCAAGGTCATTCCCTATAAACCGCTGCTGGACGAAGCCTTAGCGCAAGCTAACTACCCCGCCCAGCGCTGCATCATCTTTCAGCGCCCGGAACAAACGGCGGCCTTGCAAGAGCCAAGGGACATTGATTGGCAGCAAGCCATGACCAAGGCTGAACCAGTCGGTTGCACACCGGTTTCCGGTACTGACCCACTCTATGTGCTCTATACTTCTGGCACCACCGGCAAGCCCAAGGGGGTGCAGCGTGACAATGGCGGGCATGCCGTGGCGCTCAACTTCGCCATGCGTGCCGTGTATGATATGAAACCCGGCGAGGTATTTTGGGCCGCGTCGGACATTGGCTGGGTAGTCGGTCATTCTTTTATCCTATACGCACCCTTGATCGCCGGTTGCAGCACGGTGTTGTACGAAGGCAAGCCTGTGCGCACACCCGATGCCAGTGCCTTTTGGCGGGTGTGCGCGGAGTACCGTGTGAAGGCGCTGTTTGCCGCGCCAACGGCGTTTCGCGCCATCAAGAAAGAAGACCCTAATGCCGAGGGCTTGCGCCACCATGACCTATCAGCCCTGACATACATTTTTGTAGCGGGTGAGCGTCTGGACCCACCCACTTATGACTGGATCAGTGAGAAAACGGGCAAGCCGGTGATCGACCACTGGTGGCAGACCGAAACCGGCTGGCCGGTATGTGCGAATCTGATGGGCATCGAACCCAAACCCACCAAAGCCGGCTCAGCCACCTTTCCGGTGCCGGGCTATCAAGTCGCGGTGCTCGATGAAGCGGGACAACCTGTACCCACCGGCGAACAAGGCGCCATTGCTCTCCGCTTACCTCTGCCACCAGGCTGTTTGGCGACCCTGTGGCAAGACCATGAGCGCTATCAGCGTGGTTACTTGGAAACCTACCCCGGATACTACCTGACGGGAGACGGTGGCTATTGTGATGCGGACGGTTATGTCTTCATCATGGGGCGCATAGACGACGTGATCAATGTCGCAGGCCATCGTTTGTCGACTGGCGAGATGGAGGAAATCATCGCAGCCCATCCAGCGGTAGCCGAATGCGCCGTGATCGGCATGCCGGATGATTTGAAGGGACAAAAACCCCTCGGATTGGTGGTGCTGAAAGACGGAGCAGACATCACTGAAGCAGAGCTTGAACGCGTGTTGGTTGAGCATATGCGTCACAACATCGGCGCCGTTGCTTGCTTTCATCATGCCTTGCAGGTCGCACGACTGCCGAAAACGCGATCAGGGAAAATACTGCGCAAACTGCTGCGTCAAATCGCCGCTGGCGAAGCCTACACAGTGCCCTCAACCATTGACGACCCGGCGTGCTTGCCGGAAATTCAGCAGGCCTTGGTGAATCGTTGTCTGCTGGAGCCTGCCGACCTGCCCTAG
- the uvrC gene encoding excinuclease ABC subunit UvrC, with product MTEFSDSSARAVFDHQSFLKTLTPKPGVYRMFGDDGDLLYVGKAKNLKNRVSSYFRARGLTNKTVALVQRIARIEITVTHSETEALLLEQTLIKTHRPPYNIMLVDDKGYPYIFLSSEQQWPGLHLHRGARKKKGQYFGPFPSASAVRESLSTLQKAFKVRQCEDSVFQGRSRPCLQYQIKRCKAPCVGYVTEDEYADDLHKTELFLTGKNQDLLNDIHRQMDEAAAELKFEQAAEYRDQVLLLRKIQEQQHVEGKQGNVDIIAAVYEGRGCCVHQLMVRNGRLIGSKTHHPKPGIAETAEELIEAYIGQYYLGATGREIPPEIIPVPNLGADSISVLSQALTESAQRKVTLRGQVRGDRAKWRDLALTNATEQLAMHIAGKDSVEARFRKLEEALKLPEPIQRMECFDISHSHGEATVASCVVFDRQGPAKRLYRRFNIEGITGGDDYAAMQQALTRRYSRLMKEETPLPDLIIIDGGKGQLGVAQEVMAELGIQPRLLGIAKGITRKAGMETLYLDDAQHEIVIDKHSPGLHLLQHIRDESHRFAIAGHRARRDKTRTRSLLDDIPGIGNERRKALVRHFGSGIVVKSASVDEIAKVKGVSRALAQSIYDFLHSA from the coding sequence ATGACTGAGTTTTCTGATTCTTCCGCGCGTGCGGTGTTCGACCATCAATCTTTTCTAAAAACGCTCACCCCCAAGCCGGGGGTGTATCGTATGTTTGGCGACGACGGCGACCTGTTGTACGTCGGCAAAGCCAAAAACCTCAAAAATCGCGTCAGCAGTTACTTTCGCGCCCGTGGTCTGACCAATAAAACGGTTGCTCTGGTGCAACGCATTGCACGCATCGAAATCACCGTCACGCACAGTGAAACCGAAGCGTTGTTGTTGGAACAAACGCTGATCAAAACCCATCGCCCGCCATACAACATCATGCTGGTGGACGACAAAGGCTACCCTTATATCTTTCTGTCTTCCGAGCAGCAGTGGCCGGGTTTACACCTGCATCGCGGTGCCCGTAAAAAGAAAGGGCAGTATTTTGGTCCTTTTCCCAGCGCCAGTGCAGTGCGTGAAAGCCTGTCGACCCTGCAGAAAGCTTTTAAAGTTCGTCAGTGCGAAGACAGTGTTTTCCAAGGGCGCTCGCGACCGTGTTTGCAGTATCAAATAAAACGCTGCAAAGCGCCCTGTGTTGGCTACGTAACGGAAGACGAATACGCCGACGACCTGCACAAAACCGAATTGTTTTTGACTGGCAAAAATCAGGACTTGTTGAATGACATCCATCGGCAGATGGACGAAGCTGCAGCCGAGCTGAAATTCGAGCAGGCCGCTGAGTATCGTGACCAAGTGCTCCTGCTGCGTAAAATCCAAGAGCAACAGCACGTCGAGGGCAAGCAGGGCAATGTGGACATCATTGCGGCGGTTTACGAAGGACGAGGCTGTTGCGTGCATCAACTGATGGTGCGTAATGGCCGCTTGATCGGCAGCAAAACCCATCACCCGAAACCCGGTATCGCTGAAACGGCTGAAGAACTGATAGAGGCCTACATTGGGCAGTACTACCTAGGTGCTACCGGCCGCGAGATCCCGCCAGAGATTATTCCAGTGCCCAACCTCGGTGCCGACAGCATCAGTGTACTGAGTCAGGCACTTACGGAAAGCGCGCAGCGTAAGGTTACCTTGCGAGGGCAGGTGCGAGGTGACCGTGCTAAATGGCGCGACCTCGCTCTGACCAACGCCACTGAACAATTGGCCATGCACATTGCGGGCAAAGACAGCGTTGAAGCGCGCTTTCGCAAGCTGGAAGAAGCACTGAAGTTGCCAGAGCCCATTCAGCGCATGGAGTGTTTCGACATCTCCCACAGCCATGGCGAGGCCACCGTTGCCAGTTGCGTGGTGTTTGACCGCCAGGGGCCAGCGAAGCGATTGTATCGTCGGTTTAATATCGAAGGCATCACGGGCGGTGATGATTATGCCGCCATGCAGCAAGCGCTTACACGGCGCTACAGTCGCCTGATGAAGGAAGAGACTCCGTTGCCGGACCTCATCATCATCGATGGCGGCAAAGGCCAACTAGGCGTAGCGCAGGAGGTTATGGCCGAGCTGGGTATTCAACCGCGCTTACTGGGCATCGCCAAAGGCATCACCCGTAAAGCCGGTATGGAAACCCTGTATCTGGATGACGCGCAGCATGAAATCGTCATCGACAAGCATTCGCCGGGCTTGCACCTGTTGCAGCACATTCGTGACGAATCGCACCGCTTCGCCATAGCCGGGCACCGAGCGCGCCGTGACAAAACGCGTACGCGTTCGTTGTTGGACGATATTCCCGGTATTGGGAATGAACGCCGCAAGGCCTTGGTGCGGCATTTTGGCAGCGGTATCGTGGTAAAAAGCGCCAGCGTGGATGAAATAGCCAAGGTGAAGGGCGTCAGTCGAGCGCTGGCACAGTCGATCTATGACTTCCTGCACTCTGCCTAG
- a CDS encoding GFA family protein, translated as MHNGNCLCGQVSYELNAEPDRIDLCHCSVCRKAHGSVLSAGASVPAGAFNILTGEALLHYFESSPGKRRYFCRNCGTHLFARTTANPDVVRLRVATLNTDLTHPVVKTLHLDSAPHWFADTVQYQVPPA; from the coding sequence ATGCATAACGGAAATTGTTTGTGCGGGCAGGTTAGCTATGAGCTGAATGCTGAACCGGATCGCATTGATCTGTGCCACTGTTCAGTGTGTCGCAAGGCGCATGGCAGTGTGTTGTCCGCTGGTGCCTCCGTGCCTGCCGGCGCGTTCAATATTCTAACCGGCGAAGCATTGCTGCACTATTTCGAGTCTTCTCCGGGCAAGCGTCGCTATTTTTGTCGTAACTGCGGCACCCACCTATTTGCTCGCACCACAGCAAATCCAGATGTGGTACGACTTAGAGTGGCAACGCTCAACACAGACTTAACCCACCCTGTTGTAAAAACGCTGCACCTTGACTCCGCCCCGCACTGGTTTGCCGATACCGTGCAGTATCAAGTGCCTCCTGCCTAA
- a CDS encoding enoyl-CoA hydratase/isomerase family protein → MTQDVVLFQEIPLSNGYLMGRATLNHEKSLNALSREMIERLLPQLQQWEDNPQVVMVWLDGAGDRAFCAGGNVVQVYRDMVAARAEAPTDSLPDARLAQEYFSLEYELDLRLHTFPKPLLCWASGVVMGGGMGLMQGARFRVVTETSRLAMPEITIGLYPDVGASWFLNRLPGKTGLFLGLTGAQINAADALFCGLADRFLPNSQHDALLETLKAQNWYGEPRADEQLLSQLLRDASLQAIAHEPDLLAESLVRKHLDRIIRLTDQADLASIYTSITQLQDADPWLQKAATTLKQGSPASAVLIYEQLRRAKHWSLAETFEQELIVSTNCCRYGEFQEGVRALLIDKDRQPKWRFEDIATVDPSYIRGHFVAPW, encoded by the coding sequence ATGACTCAAGACGTCGTACTCTTTCAGGAAATCCCACTCAGCAACGGCTACCTTATGGGCCGTGCCACGTTGAACCACGAGAAGTCGCTGAACGCCCTCAGCCGAGAGATGATTGAACGGTTGCTGCCGCAGCTACAACAGTGGGAAGACAATCCGCAAGTGGTCATGGTTTGGCTGGATGGTGCAGGCGATCGAGCCTTCTGCGCGGGCGGCAACGTGGTTCAGGTGTATCGCGACATGGTGGCTGCGCGCGCGGAGGCACCGACGGATTCCTTGCCAGACGCCCGATTAGCACAAGAGTATTTCAGTCTGGAATACGAGTTGGATCTGCGTCTACACACCTTTCCCAAACCGCTACTGTGCTGGGCTTCCGGTGTGGTCATGGGCGGTGGTATGGGCTTGATGCAGGGTGCCCGCTTTCGCGTCGTGACCGAAACGTCGCGCCTGGCAATGCCGGAAATCACCATCGGCCTCTACCCTGACGTAGGTGCCAGCTGGTTCCTGAATCGCTTACCGGGCAAGACAGGCTTGTTCTTGGGCTTAACCGGCGCGCAGATCAATGCCGCAGACGCTCTTTTTTGCGGTTTGGCGGATCGATTTCTACCCAACTCACAACACGATGCACTGCTAGAAACACTGAAGGCGCAAAACTGGTATGGCGAGCCGCGCGCCGACGAGCAACTGCTGAGCCAGCTGCTGCGGGATGCTTCCCTGCAGGCCATTGCCCATGAGCCTGATTTGCTGGCCGAATCTCTGGTACGAAAGCATCTTGATCGAATTATCCGCCTCACGGATCAGGCTGATCTGGCGTCTATCTACACGTCGATCACACAATTGCAGGACGCCGACCCCTGGCTGCAGAAAGCGGCCACTACCTTGAAACAGGGTAGCCCAGCTTCGGCCGTGCTGATTTATGAGCAACTCCGTCGCGCCAAGCATTGGTCGTTAGCTGAGACCTTCGAACAGGAACTCATTGTGTCCACCAACTGCTGCCGCTATGGCGAGTTTCAAGAAGGTGTTCGAGCCCTGCTGATTGATAAAGACCGACAGCCGAAATGGCGTTTTGAGGACATAGCAACGGTAGACCCAAGTTATATCCGCGGCCACTTTGTCGCGCCGTGGTAA
- a CDS encoding 2-hydroxymuconate tautomerase family protein yields MPTIHVELWEGRPLAARKQLIEELTETTTRVLGCSKASVQVILNEVKKENWGMGGELCSERFPD; encoded by the coding sequence ATGCCCACCATTCATGTGGAATTATGGGAAGGTCGGCCGTTGGCCGCACGCAAGCAGTTAATCGAAGAACTGACGGAAACAACCACGCGTGTATTGGGTTGCAGCAAGGCTTCCGTTCAAGTGATCTTAAACGAAGTTAAAAAAGAAAACTGGGGTATGGGCGGTGAACTGTGCTCGGAACGGTTCCCTGACTGA